Sequence from the Cytophagia bacterium CHB2 genome:
GGCGTGGATTTTCGCGGCCGCATTACGCGCATCGCGCCTTCGGCTGATCCGAACAGCCGTGTCTTCGAGATGGAGTGCACGATTCCGAATCCGGACAATCGCCTTAAAGCCGGCATGATCGCGGCGTTGAAAATTGCAGCGCAAGCATCGTCTCCGTCGGCCCTGTTATTGCCGCTGAATGCGATCGTGCGCCCGCGCCATGATCCGAAAGGCTACACGGTTTTTGTCGTGGAAGAATCAAATGGCAAATCCACCGCGCGCGAGAGAAAAATAAATTTGGGAGACGTGGTCGGAAACTCGATTTCAGTGAATGCAGGATTGCAAGGCGGGGAAAAGGTGATCGTGCGCGGCGCGACGCTGGTGGTAGATTCGCAGGAAGTGAGGATTATCCCTTAGCGCACTTTTATTTAGTTTTTCTTGAAGAAAATCAAATAAGCTGAATTTTTAGCCGTTTTCCCAATACTGCGGCAGCACGTTCTAAAGTATGCAAAGTGACAGAGCCATTTTGAGGATCGAGCAAACGATCGAGCGCTGCGCGGCTGGTTTGCATACGCTTCGCCAGCGTGGCTTTGGAAATGTTGTGACTTTTCATGATTTGGGCGAGCTGAAAAGCAATGACTCGTTTTACGGCTACGGCTTCCGCTTCTGCGAGCAAGCCTTCTTCTTCAAGAAACTTGTCAAAATTGCTGCCGAGGTTTTTTTTGCTCATTGATTTCTCCTGAGAGTTGACAATCGCTTTCTTGCAAGGCTCAGATCAGTCGGCGGCATTTTTTGAGATTTCTTGATAAAGCCGTGCAAGAGCACCATAACGTTCTGATGAACCGTAAAGAGCACACGAGCAATCCGATTGTCCAAATCGGATCGAACTTCCCATAACCCGGTCTCGATTTTTCGAACCAGAGGCATTCCCAATGGCCAGCCAAACTGCACACAGTCTTGATGTCTTCGCCAATGACCTTCTTTTCAGCTCGTGGCAGGCTTCGCAGCCATTCTCGAACAGGTTCCCTTCCGGAATCGGTTCGATAAAAAACGACCTGTAATCGTAGGTGATCCTTCATTTGAATGCAGTGTACCAATTTT
This genomic interval carries:
- a CDS encoding Fis family transcriptional regulator, with translation MSKKNLGSNFDKFLEEEGLLAEAEAVAVKRVIAFQLAQIMKSHNISKATLAKRMQTSRAALDRLLDPQNGSVTLHTLERAAAVLGKRLKIQLI